One region of Triticum aestivum cultivar Chinese Spring chromosome 6B, IWGSC CS RefSeq v2.1, whole genome shotgun sequence genomic DNA includes:
- the LOC123134095 gene encoding zingiberene synthase-like, whose protein sequence is MAPETPARSNTERARKAPVPPPTFHPSLWGGFFLTYQPPTAPQRACMEGKAEVLREEVRKMVNKTHELPKLLDLIMTLQRLGLDIYYENEINELLHRAYKSDYNEEDLHLVSLRFYLLRTNGYDVSADAFLRFKDDEGNFMLDNTRSILSLYNAAYLRTHGEQVLDEAIIFTTRHLEGVLQQSSPLANEISLALEAPLFRRARIVEMRSYIHIYDNGATKNEAILEFAKLNFNLLQLLYCEELNNITLWWKELHEESKLEFSRDRIVEMYFWMNGACYEPQYHNSRIILTKMTAFMTVLDDIFDTYGTTEESMQLAEAINRNNCDEWDESATELLPSYIKGFYLYLLKTFHSFENELGLGKSHHVHYLKEALMRLVQAYTEELKWRDGNYVPKTLEEHLGVSARSSGGFTLASASLFAGVGGIATTDTFEWILNYPQLFKTFDMFVRFSNDIVSSQREQTGDHYASTIQCYMEEHGVMVQDAREKIKDLVEDSWKDMVRHCVAPTERQQPLAVPRTVVNFARTVNNMYKRGDAFTSSHEIKEMITLLYVEPIA, encoded by the exons CGTGCATGCATGGAAGGAAAGGCTGAAGTGCTGAGAGAAGAAGTTAGGAAGATGGTAAATAAAACACATGAATTACCAAAATTATTGGATCTTATAATGACATTACAACGGCTCGGGCTGGACATCTACTATGAGAACGAGATCAACGAGCTGCTCCACCGTGCCTACAAGTCTGATTACAATGAGGAAGATCTACATTTAGTTTCACTCCGATTTTATCTTCTGCGGACGAATGGATATGATGTATCAGCTG ATGCATTCCTTCGTTTCAAAGACGATGAAGGGAATTTTATGCTCGACAATACAAGAAGTATTCTGAGCTTATATAATGCAGCATACCTTAGGACACATGGAGAGCAGGTGCTCGATGAGGCCATAATATTCACAACAAGACACCTAGAAGGTGTATTACAACAATCATCACCACTAGCAAATGAAATATCTCTAGCCCTTGAAGCACCACTTTTCCGAAGGGCTCGCATAGTAGAAATGAGAAGCTACATccatatttatgataatggtgctACAAAAAATGAAGCCATATTGGAGTTCGCAAAATtgaatttcaatcttctgcaacttCTTTATTGTGAGGAGCTAAACAACATCACACT TTGGTGGAAGGAGCTCCATGAAGAATCAAAGTTAGAATTTTCTAGAGATAGAATAGTGGAAATGTATTTTTGGATGAATGGAGCATGTTATGAACCTCAATATCATAACTCACGGATTATACTTACAAAGATGACAGCATTTATGACCGTACTAGATGATATCTTTGACACATATGGTACCACCGAAGAGAGCATGCAACTTGCCGAAGCAATCAACAG AAATAATTGTGATGA GTGGGATGAAAGTGCAACGGAACTGCTTCCATCATACATCAAGGGGTTCTACTTATATTTATTGAAGACATTTCATTCATTTGAGAATGAACTAGGACTTGGGAAGAGCCACCATGTGCACTATCTAAAAGAAGCG TTGATGCGATTAGTTCAAGCGTACACGGAGGAGCTAAAATGGCGTGATGGAAATTATGTGCCAAAAACACTGGAAGAACATCTTGGGGTTTCAGCGAGGAGCAGTGGAGGCTTCACACTTGCGTCTGCTTCATTATTTGCTGGAGTAGGCGGCATAGCAACAACAGACACGTTCGAGTGGATTCTGAACTATCCGCAACTTTTCAAGACCTTTGATATGTTTGTACGGTTCTCCAATGACATCGTATCAAGCCAG CGTGAGCAAACCGGGGACCACTACGCCTCTACGATCCAGTGCTACATGGAAGAGCACGGCGTGATGGTGCAGGACGCCCGCGAGAAGATCAAAGACCTCGTCGAGGACTCGTGGAAAGACATGGTGCGACACTGCGTCGCGCCGACCGAGCGGCAGCAGCCGCTGGCCGTGCCGCGGACGGTCGTCAACTTCGCGAGGACGGTGAATAACATGTACAAGCGCGGCGACGCCTTCACTTCCTCGCACGAGATCAAGGAGATGATCACGTTGCTCTACGTGGAACCAATTGCTTAA